From Paracoccus sediminicola:
GGCAGCATTTGCAGGGCGGCAAGTGCTATGCCTCGGGGCTGGGCACCGTGACCCATGCGCTGGTCACTGTGGATTCCGGTCCCGAGGTGCGGCTGGCGCTGGTCGATGTGACGGACGCCGCCCCCGCGGACCCGTCCGCATGGGACATGCAGGGGATGCGGGCGACTGCCTCGGGCAGCTTTGATTTCACCGGCCTGCCGGTCGACAGGATCGAATGGATCGGCGACCCCGGCGATTACCTGAAGGAGCCGCATTTCGTCGGCGGTGTTTGGCGGATCGCGGCCTTGCAGGCCGGCGCCACCGTCGGCCTGCTGGACGTGGCCGCGACAGAGCTTCGCGCCGCAGGCCGCATGGGGGCAGAGGCCCAGAAGGGCCGCCTGATGGATGTGCTGATGCGGACATGGGCCGGCATGGCCCTGACCGAGCGCACCGCCGAAGCCGCTGCCGATCGCCACATCGCGCCGGACGACATCGTTACCACCTCTATCGCGGCCCGGCTCTTTACCGAGGAGGTCGGGCTCGATGCCATCCGGGCCGTCGAGCAGAGCATCGGCCTGCGGCATTTCGAGGCCGGTTCCGAGACCGGACGCATGGCCCGCGATCTGGCGGTCTATCTGCGGCAGGCCGCGCGGGATGCGTTCCTGCAACGCGCGGCGCAGACGGCTCTCGGGGAAGACGGGCGCATCTGGGGAGTGTTCGGATGAATGTCGCGCACCGCCCTTTATTGCCGGACGTGTTCGAGGGTCGCGAAAGCCTCGTCGTCTTGGCCCCGCATCCCGACGATGAATCCCTCGGCTGCGGCGCACTTCTGGCGCGGGGTTTTGCAGGCGCCGGCGCGCATGTCATCTGCCTGACGGATGGCAGTGCGAGCCACCCCGGATCTTGCCAATGGACGCCCCGGCGGCTGGCCCGCCAGCGACGTGCGGAGATGGTAGCGGCCATCGAATGTCTCGGCGGTTCCGCGCGCGATCTGACCTGGCTGGGCATGGCCGACAGCCGTCTCTATCAGGCCGATGCGACAGAGGTTGCCGCCAGGCTGGAACAGATCATCGAAGGTCATGGCGCGCGCCATGTCTTCGTGCCCGCCGCCGAGGATCACCACGAAGACCACCAGGCGACGGCGCGGTTCGCCGGCGCGTTGCGCCGCCGCCGCCCGGAGTGGGCGTTCTACAGCTATCCCGTCTGGTGCCGCTGGGACGATCCCGATTTCCGCCAGACCGCCACCCGTCACGCCCCGGTGTGCGTGCCCCCGGAGGACCTGCGCGACAGGAAACGCGCGGCAATCCAATCGCATCGAAGCCAACTGGGCAGGGTCGTCACCGATGATCCATCGGGCTTCATTCTTCCGGTAGGGTTCATCGAGAAATTCGTGACCGAAGACGAGATCTTCTGGAGGATGCCGTGATGGGGGTGGGCCGCGATCACCTGCACGCGCTTTATGCCGACACCTCGGACCCTTGGGATTTCGAGCACAGCGGTTACGAACAGGCCAAGTTCGCCGCGACGCGGGCGGCGCTGACGCGGCCCCGCTACGCCTCGGCCTTCGAGCTGGGCTGCGGCAACGGGCAGCTTGCACAGCATCTGGTGGACATCTGTGACCGCTATACCGGCATAGATGCGGTGGCCATCGCGATCGAGGCAGCGCGCCGTGCCGTGCCGGATTCCACCTTCATCCACGACTTTTACCCTTGTCCGCTGCCAAGGGGCGATTTCGACCTGCTGATCCTGTCCGAAATCCTCTATTTCCTCGATGATAGCAGCTTGCGCACACTGGCATTGGATATCGCTAGCGCCTGGCCGAAGGCGGAGGTGCTCTGCGTGAGTTGGCTTGGCGAAACCGACCATGATTTGCAGGGCGAAGAGGCGCTGGCGATCTTCACGGCGGCGCTGGACACCCATGAGTTCGATTGCGTGGCGCAGACCGACGGGTATCGCATCGACCGCGGACTGGCGAAGGGCACGACATGACCCGCCCCGCCGCAAAAGACACCGCCATCGTCATCCCGGCCCGCAACGAGGAAGCCCGGATCGGTGCCTGTCTCACCGCCCTGGCCGGACAAGGCAACGCGGTGGTGATCCTGGTGCTCAACAACACCACCGACCGCACCGG
This genomic window contains:
- a CDS encoding acyl-CoA dehydrogenase family protein; translated protein: MTASRPLAELPPSTTAGPVPSDVAEALRAAAAEEERGARPIGRSIDLLRQADLLTDDGATDPARTARVLMQVGAANLGIGRLFEGHVNALHLVRLYGTKVQEAQVDRQIAEGALLGVWGADGAAPVTLDATGQHLQGGKCYASGLGTVTHALVTVDSGPEVRLALVDVTDAAPADPSAWDMQGMRATASGSFDFTGLPVDRIEWIGDPGDYLKEPHFVGGVWRIAALQAGATVGLLDVAATELRAAGRMGAEAQKGRLMDVLMRTWAGMALTERTAEAAADRHIAPDDIVTTSIAARLFTEEVGLDAIRAVEQSIGLRHFEAGSETGRMARDLAVYLRQAARDAFLQRAAQTALGEDGRIWGVFG
- a CDS encoding SAM-dependent methyltransferase, with product MGVGRDHLHALYADTSDPWDFEHSGYEQAKFAATRAALTRPRYASAFELGCGNGQLAQHLVDICDRYTGIDAVAIAIEAARRAVPDSTFIHDFYPCPLPRGDFDLLILSEILYFLDDSSLRTLALDIASAWPKAEVLCVSWLGETDHDLQGEEALAIFTAALDTHEFDCVAQTDGYRIDRGLAKGTT
- a CDS encoding PIG-L deacetylase family protein, producing the protein MFEGRESLVVLAPHPDDESLGCGALLARGFAGAGAHVICLTDGSASHPGSCQWTPRRLARQRRAEMVAAIECLGGSARDLTWLGMADSRLYQADATEVAARLEQIIEGHGARHVFVPAAEDHHEDHQATARFAGALRRRRPEWAFYSYPVWCRWDDPDFRQTATRHAPVCVPPEDLRDRKRAAIQSHRSQLGRVVTDDPSGFILPVGFIEKFVTEDEIFWRMP